In one Corallococcus sp. EGB genomic region, the following are encoded:
- a CDS encoding TonB C-terminal domain-containing protein, translating into MRRLGWAGLFSLALHALVFALLWAWGPTPSTGRKAPPRAKALEVEIVTSPSVPPATPVGQPPPSGGVTREPLKNGPAPPPPIATREPSKPPPAATREPSKPPSPPAATREPAPSEDTPRAREEVPRLDIATRVPDGDRPTADAPRAQTPGVLSPNLLPAPGSSSGVIITTPENSRGGGRTLRPGDPSLSAEALAAEEHARVSERVQGIVDERRARDRVDTGRIHPYFGTLRAQLEKQMDAPPLFDMPSFPKQLMYAYAEKARQFGATGSPGSMPGRQAPTPGEMLARRARDEPAYNRLRSRTQAGEELQDFAHGVSTMKLTVTLELTQGPDGVLREVKLISRSGNRAYDDYVLQAVPPALGKVPAPPSDAMGVHTDGIRSVWAVEGRVVYVRKMSDMKKGTDNVYLAALAAAGLLAGNFDETTGEVYVVDVRNPHFECRSHLLRVY; encoded by the coding sequence TTGCGACGTCTCGGATGGGCCGGGCTGTTCTCCCTGGCGCTGCACGCCCTCGTCTTCGCGCTGTTGTGGGCGTGGGGTCCCACGCCGTCCACCGGACGCAAGGCGCCGCCGCGCGCGAAGGCGTTGGAGGTGGAGATCGTCACCTCCCCTTCCGTCCCCCCGGCCACACCGGTGGGCCAGCCGCCCCCGTCTGGCGGCGTGACACGTGAGCCGCTGAAGAACGGCCCCGCGCCACCGCCGCCCATCGCGACGCGCGAACCGTCGAAGCCGCCTCCCGCCGCGACGCGTGAACCCTCGAAGCCGCCTTCGCCTCCCGCCGCGACGCGTGAGCCCGCTCCCTCCGAAGACACTCCGCGCGCGCGGGAGGAGGTCCCACGTCTGGACATCGCGACGCGCGTTCCGGATGGGGACCGGCCCACCGCGGACGCTCCGCGCGCACAGACTCCGGGCGTCCTCTCCCCGAACCTGCTCCCCGCTCCCGGCTCGAGCTCCGGCGTCATCATCACGACCCCGGAGAACTCGCGCGGCGGGGGCCGCACGCTGCGGCCCGGTGACCCCAGCCTGTCCGCCGAAGCGCTCGCCGCCGAGGAGCACGCGCGCGTGTCGGAGCGAGTGCAGGGCATCGTCGACGAACGCCGCGCGCGCGACCGCGTGGACACCGGCCGCATCCATCCCTACTTCGGCACGCTGCGCGCGCAGTTGGAGAAGCAGATGGACGCCCCGCCCCTCTTCGACATGCCCAGCTTCCCCAAGCAGCTGATGTACGCGTACGCGGAGAAGGCCAGGCAGTTCGGCGCCACCGGTTCCCCCGGCAGCATGCCCGGACGCCAGGCCCCCACGCCGGGCGAGATGCTCGCGCGGCGCGCCCGCGACGAGCCCGCCTACAACCGCCTGCGCAGCCGGACCCAGGCGGGCGAGGAGCTCCAGGACTTCGCCCACGGCGTCAGCACGATGAAGCTCACGGTCACGCTGGAGCTGACCCAGGGCCCGGACGGCGTCCTGCGCGAGGTCAAGCTCATCAGCCGCAGCGGCAACCGCGCCTACGACGACTACGTGCTCCAGGCCGTCCCGCCCGCGCTGGGGAAGGTCCCCGCGCCGCCGTCGGACGCGATGGGCGTGCACACCGACGGCATCCGCAGCGTGTGGGCCGTGGAGGGCCGCGTCGTCTACGTGCGCAAGATGAGTGACATGAAGAAGGGCACGGACAACGTCTACCTCGCCGCCCTGGCCGCCGCGGGACTCCTCGCCGGCAACTTCGATGAGACCACCGGCGAGGTCTACGTCGTGGACGTGCGCAACCCGCACTTCGAATGCCGCTCGCACCTCCTGCGCGTCTACTGA
- a CDS encoding amidase: MKSSVSQQGASGSGRARALVSLTATELAAALRERQVTSVEVLDAFLTRARQHNPALNAVVTWDEARARQRAEAADAALARGESWGPLHGVPFTVKDAFSTEGLRTTSAHPLFAEHVPARDAAAVARLKAAGAIVFGKTNLPPFAGDFQTAGPLLGRANNPHDLARTPGGSSGGAAAAVAAGLTPFELGSDIGGSIRQPAHYCGVVGIKPTESRVSTRGHIPDMPGGPRHVRHMACAGPLARSVADVRLILSLIEGADPLAPEVPPVAPLGAAKPRALKGLRLAWTDALGPFQSDRETRELFQRFIAAARAEGVGVEQAVPSGQDFADLVEVWGLMEGAEVGAPLPPPAREGYQQQFLPYESDRLARAILQGTRLDMAGYGAAQTRRDAHIALLEDFLSGWDAWLVPVAMTAAPVHRPFGAAVEVDGTPRGYLEALGGFTCVFNATGSPVVVFPLGRTSSGLPVGAQLVGRRWADGALLDVAEALMPLGGGVRWPEAFTP, encoded by the coding sequence ATGAAATCATCGGTCTCGCAACAGGGGGCCTCGGGCTCCGGGCGCGCGCGAGCGCTCGTGTCCCTCACGGCGACCGAGCTGGCCGCGGCCCTTCGCGAGCGTCAGGTCACCTCCGTGGAGGTGCTGGACGCCTTCCTCACGCGCGCGCGCCAGCACAACCCCGCGCTCAACGCGGTGGTGACGTGGGACGAGGCGCGGGCCCGGCAGAGGGCCGAGGCGGCGGACGCGGCGCTCGCGCGGGGGGAGTCGTGGGGCCCGCTGCACGGCGTGCCCTTCACGGTGAAGGACGCGTTCAGCACCGAGGGGCTGCGCACGACGTCCGCCCATCCGCTCTTCGCCGAGCACGTGCCCGCGCGCGACGCGGCGGCGGTGGCCCGGCTCAAGGCGGCGGGGGCCATCGTGTTCGGCAAGACGAACCTGCCGCCGTTCGCCGGGGACTTCCAGACGGCTGGGCCGCTCCTGGGCCGGGCGAACAACCCGCATGACCTGGCGCGCACGCCGGGCGGCTCCAGCGGTGGCGCGGCGGCGGCGGTGGCGGCGGGGCTCACCCCGTTCGAGCTGGGCAGCGACATCGGCGGCTCCATCCGGCAGCCCGCGCATTACTGCGGCGTCGTGGGCATCAAGCCCACTGAGAGCCGCGTCTCCACGCGGGGCCACATCCCGGACATGCCGGGCGGACCGCGCCACGTGCGCCACATGGCGTGCGCGGGGCCGCTGGCGCGCTCGGTGGCGGACGTGCGGCTCATCCTGTCCCTCATCGAGGGCGCGGATCCGCTCGCCCCGGAGGTGCCGCCCGTCGCGCCGCTGGGGGCCGCGAAGCCCCGGGCGCTGAAGGGGCTGCGGCTGGCGTGGACGGACGCGCTGGGGCCCTTCCAGTCCGACCGCGAGACGCGGGAGCTGTTCCAGCGCTTCATCGCTGCCGCGCGCGCGGAGGGCGTTGGGGTGGAGCAGGCCGTGCCGTCGGGGCAGGACTTCGCGGACCTCGTGGAGGTGTGGGGCCTGATGGAGGGCGCCGAGGTGGGCGCGCCCCTGCCTCCGCCCGCGCGCGAGGGCTACCAGCAGCAGTTCCTTCCCTACGAAAGCGACCGGCTGGCGAGGGCCATCCTCCAGGGCACGCGCCTGGACATGGCGGGCTACGGCGCGGCGCAGACCCGGCGGGACGCGCACATCGCGCTGCTGGAGGACTTCCTGTCCGGCTGGGACGCGTGGCTCGTGCCGGTGGCCATGACGGCCGCGCCGGTGCACCGGCCGTTCGGCGCGGCGGTGGAGGTGGATGGGACGCCTCGCGGCTATCTGGAGGCGCTGGGTGGGTTCACCTGCGTGTTCAACGCGACGGGGAGCCCCGTCGTGGTGTTCCCGCTGGGGCGCACGTCGTCGGGCCTGCCGGTGGGGGCCCAGCTCGTGGGGCGGCGATGGGCGGATGGGGCTTTGCTCGACGTGGCGGAGGCGCTGATGCCCCTGGGCGGCGGCGTGCGGTGGCCGGAGGCGTTCACGCCCTGA
- a CDS encoding murein L,D-transpeptidase family protein — translation MKLLLAWGVLLASLCAHAEDRVADARKRQTAGLVRTFKEAGLTWPPEELYLRAFKVERELEVWAGRPGQPLVKVRSYPICAASGDVGPKRAEGDFQVPEGFYTVDLFNPRSAYHLSLRVSYPNALDRKLGAARPGGDIYIHGDCVSIGCLAIGDGPIEALYVMVSEARARMGRDVPVHLFPRRLDVAGLAALESASGVTAAQKAFWRGLEPGYRLFEETRRPPRVKVDAAAAAYVVTPAPQARAR, via the coding sequence ATGAAGCTCCTGCTCGCCTGGGGTGTCCTGTTGGCCTCGCTGTGCGCGCACGCCGAGGACCGGGTCGCGGACGCCCGGAAGCGCCAGACGGCCGGCCTCGTCCGGACGTTCAAGGAGGCGGGGCTGACCTGGCCCCCGGAGGAGCTCTACCTGCGGGCCTTCAAGGTCGAGCGGGAGCTGGAGGTCTGGGCGGGCCGGCCGGGCCAGCCGCTGGTGAAGGTGCGCAGCTACCCCATCTGCGCGGCCTCGGGCGACGTGGGGCCCAAGCGGGCCGAGGGTGACTTCCAGGTCCCGGAGGGCTTCTACACGGTGGACCTCTTCAACCCGAGGAGCGCGTACCACCTGTCCCTGCGGGTGAGCTACCCGAACGCGCTCGACCGCAAGCTGGGCGCCGCGAGGCCCGGGGGCGACATCTACATCCACGGCGACTGCGTCAGCATCGGCTGCCTGGCCATCGGGGACGGCCCCATCGAGGCGCTGTACGTGATGGTGTCCGAGGCCCGCGCGCGCATGGGCCGGGACGTGCCGGTGCACCTCTTCCCGCGCCGGCTGGACGTGGCGGGGCTGGCGGCGCTGGAGTCCGCGTCCGGCGTCACCGCCGCGCAGAAGGCCTTCTGGCGCGGCCTGGAGCCGGGCTACCGGCTCTTCGAGGAGACCCGGCGCCCGCCCCGGGTGAAGGTGGATGCGGCCGCGGCGGCGTACGTGGTGACGCCGGCGCCCCAGGCCCGGGCGCGCTGA
- a CDS encoding RIO1 family regulatory kinase/ATPase: MNDSLETLLADGIIDAVIGQLKTGKEAEVWLVQHAGQVVAAKLYKERHERNFRNNAGYKEGREVRNSRTRRAMEKGSRFGQAAAEEAWKNAEADSLYKLHAQGVRVPTPVMFYEGILLMELVLDAEGQPAPRLVEAPPQTPEEAEALYLDLRSQVIRTLCADLIHGDLSPYNILMSGNGPTIIDFPQTVAAARNSQAEFYFRRDLDNVRQYLAGFSTRLAGRSGDTGEIWNAYVRRELTPDYVPSGTFREAPRRQGGAGRQAFRQERFLQQEEARRNEFRPAPAPVAAVEVEEGISAEEAELRALEALVLRQGGGERGRPIVTASPRDPRRRGGFGGKPPPRNGNASRPGNAGPQQNAGARPPQGGGNNRPNGNNGRPQQGGPRNGAPAQGANAQGDARMNGRPQQGGPRNGAPAQGDARMSGRPQQGGPRNEQRREGRPPRQPHGEASLNGQPHGDNGQAPQQNNRPPRMNGQPRQNGQQSGVDGQAPQQNGRPPRQNGQPRQNGQPYTGESGVNGQSRQNGRPYGGEQGPSGPPHGGETGVNGQAQQNGRPPRNEWRANGRSQQNGGPRQDGPGSQARMNGRPPRNNDSVQDGGPQQNAEPRQNNRGPREARGNLPNNGPRMPRQGSERGGGRPPRSPAPQVSYVARPASAPSSNSETGSS, encoded by the coding sequence ATGAATGACTCCCTCGAGACCCTCCTCGCCGACGGCATCATCGACGCCGTCATCGGCCAGCTGAAGACGGGGAAGGAGGCGGAGGTGTGGCTCGTCCAGCACGCCGGCCAGGTGGTCGCAGCAAAGCTGTACAAGGAGCGCCACGAGCGCAACTTCCGCAACAACGCCGGCTACAAGGAAGGCCGCGAGGTCCGCAATTCGCGCACCCGCCGCGCCATGGAGAAGGGCAGCCGCTTCGGGCAGGCCGCCGCGGAAGAGGCGTGGAAGAACGCGGAGGCGGACTCGCTCTACAAGCTGCACGCGCAAGGCGTACGTGTGCCCACGCCGGTGATGTTCTACGAGGGCATCCTCCTGATGGAGCTGGTGCTGGACGCGGAAGGCCAGCCCGCGCCCCGGCTCGTGGAGGCCCCGCCCCAGACGCCCGAGGAGGCCGAGGCCCTCTACCTGGACCTGCGCTCGCAGGTGATTCGCACCCTGTGCGCGGACCTCATTCACGGGGACCTGTCGCCCTACAACATCCTGATGAGCGGGAACGGCCCGACCATCATCGACTTTCCGCAGACGGTGGCGGCGGCGCGCAACAGCCAGGCGGAGTTCTATTTCCGCCGCGACCTGGACAACGTGCGTCAGTACCTGGCGGGTTTCTCGACCCGGCTGGCGGGCCGTTCGGGCGACACGGGTGAAATCTGGAACGCGTACGTGCGGCGCGAGTTGACGCCGGACTACGTGCCGTCGGGAACGTTCCGCGAGGCGCCGCGCCGGCAGGGAGGCGCGGGCCGGCAGGCGTTCCGACAGGAGCGGTTCCTCCAGCAGGAGGAGGCCCGGCGCAACGAGTTCCGTCCGGCTCCGGCGCCCGTGGCGGCGGTGGAGGTGGAGGAAGGCATCAGCGCGGAGGAGGCGGAGCTGCGCGCGCTGGAGGCACTGGTGCTGCGCCAGGGCGGAGGCGAGCGCGGGCGGCCCATCGTCACTGCGAGCCCGAGGGACCCGCGTCGGCGCGGAGGCTTCGGAGGCAAGCCGCCGCCGCGCAACGGCAATGCATCCCGGCCCGGGAACGCGGGGCCGCAGCAGAACGCGGGAGCGCGTCCGCCGCAGGGCGGTGGCAACAACCGGCCCAACGGCAACAACGGCCGTCCGCAGCAGGGCGGCCCGCGCAACGGTGCTCCAGCGCAGGGTGCGAACGCGCAGGGCGATGCGCGCATGAACGGCCGTCCGCAGCAGGGGGGCCCGCGCAACGGTGCTCCAGCGCAGGGCGATGCGCGCATGAGCGGCCGTCCGCAGCAGGGGGGCCCACGCAACGAGCAGCGCCGAGAGGGTCGCCCGCCGCGTCAGCCCCATGGCGAAGCGAGCCTGAACGGCCAGCCGCACGGCGACAACGGCCAGGCCCCGCAGCAGAACAACCGGCCGCCGCGGATGAACGGCCAGCCGCGCCAGAATGGGCAGCAATCCGGTGTCGATGGCCAGGCTCCGCAGCAGAACGGTCGGCCGCCGCGTCAGAACGGACAGCCGCGCCAGAATGGCCAGCCATACACTGGCGAATCGGGCGTGAACGGGCAGTCGCGCCAGAACGGTCGACCGTATGGCGGCGAGCAAGGCCCCAGCGGCCCACCGCACGGTGGCGAAACGGGAGTGAATGGCCAGGCGCAGCAGAACGGCCGGCCGCCGCGCAACGAGTGGCGCGCGAATGGGCGTTCGCAGCAGAACGGCGGCCCTCGCCAGGATGGCCCGGGGTCGCAGGCACGCATGAACGGCCGGCCTCCGCGCAACAACGACTCCGTTCAGGACGGCGGTCCCCAGCAGAACGCGGAGCCTCGCCAGAACAACCGGGGTCCCCGCGAGGCGCGCGGCAACCTGCCCAACAACGGCCCCCGGATGCCTCGTCAAGGCTCGGAGCGCGGCGGGGGACGTCCGCCCCGGAGCCCCGCCCCCCAGGTGAGCTACGTGGCCCGGCCAGCCTCTGCTCCGTCCTCGAACAGCGAGACCGGCTCCTCCTGA
- a CDS encoding alpha-ketoglutarate-dependent dioxygenase AlkB: MALPPRRGPGSPLARKAAQRTPGHHYNASFLNSADRAEILAWLGTLHPLWEERYSKHFPPPEGQQQRRLLRPVYWLGNWQFACLDYYRPPKGVNNRCVKAEPFPAVLERQIEKVEALARRMFRGPDMPQGWHLNTCLVNFYGSRLEDGRWVDTARVGEHKDFEPGPVASLSLGERALIQFVTSTRPGERDAVVLEQWLDDGALQLFGGAQWKEQTFHRVQRVDTRAGHVMPPELPDFRTRRINLTFRYVPDVHVTPFAKLSPEAREDVRPYMETLAKGSRFFRDELAREQPVKAE; encoded by the coding sequence ATGGCCTTGCCTCCCCGCAGGGGCCCGGGTTCCCCGCTGGCGCGCAAGGCCGCGCAGCGCACGCCGGGCCACCACTACAACGCGAGCTTCCTGAACTCGGCGGACCGCGCGGAGATATTGGCGTGGCTGGGCACGCTGCACCCCCTGTGGGAGGAGCGCTATTCGAAGCACTTCCCCCCGCCGGAGGGGCAGCAGCAGCGCCGGTTGCTGCGGCCGGTGTACTGGCTGGGCAACTGGCAGTTCGCGTGTCTGGACTACTACCGCCCGCCCAAGGGCGTGAACAACCGCTGCGTGAAGGCGGAGCCGTTCCCGGCGGTGCTGGAGCGGCAGATTGAAAAGGTGGAGGCGCTGGCGCGGCGGATGTTCCGGGGGCCGGACATGCCGCAGGGCTGGCACCTCAACACGTGCCTGGTGAACTTCTACGGCAGCCGGTTGGAGGACGGGCGCTGGGTGGACACCGCGCGGGTGGGCGAGCACAAGGACTTCGAGCCCGGCCCGGTGGCGTCGCTGTCCCTGGGCGAGCGCGCGCTCATCCAGTTCGTCACGTCCACGCGGCCCGGCGAGCGGGACGCGGTGGTGCTGGAGCAGTGGCTGGACGACGGGGCGCTGCAGCTCTTCGGTGGGGCGCAGTGGAAGGAGCAGACGTTCCACCGGGTGCAGCGGGTGGACACGCGAGCAGGCCACGTGATGCCGCCGGAGCTGCCGGACTTCCGCACCCGGCGCATCAACCTGACGTTCCGCTACGTGCCGGACGTGCACGTGACGCCGTTCGCGAAGCTGAGCCCGGAGGCCCGCGAGGACGTGCGCCCGTACATGGAGACGCTCGCGAAGGGCAGCCGCTTCTTCCGTGACGAACTTGCGCGCGAGCAGCCGGTGAAGGCGGAGTAA
- the deoD gene encoding purine-nucleoside phosphorylase: MATPHISASPGDFAEVVLMPGDPLRARYISERFLENARAVTSVRNMLGYTGTFRGKRLSVMGHGMGVPSISIYATELVRNYGAKVLIRVGSCGALRTDVKLRDVIVAMGAGTDSNVNRMRVMGHDFPAVADFTLARRAVDAAEKRGKPVRVGNVFTSDLFYHPQEALNATLERMGILAVEMEIAGLYGVAAEFGARALALLTVSDHIRTGEHLSPEDRQTTFDEMIELAFDVAASEA; the protein is encoded by the coding sequence ATGGCAACTCCGCACATCTCCGCGTCCCCCGGTGACTTCGCTGAAGTGGTCCTCATGCCGGGAGACCCGCTCCGGGCGCGCTACATCTCCGAGCGCTTCCTGGAGAACGCGCGCGCCGTCACGTCGGTGCGCAACATGCTGGGCTACACCGGCACCTTCCGCGGCAAGCGGCTGTCCGTGATGGGACACGGCATGGGCGTGCCCTCCATCTCCATCTACGCGACGGAGCTGGTGCGCAACTACGGCGCGAAGGTGCTCATCCGCGTGGGCAGCTGCGGCGCGCTGCGCACGGACGTGAAGCTGCGCGACGTCATCGTGGCGATGGGCGCGGGCACGGACTCCAACGTGAACCGCATGCGCGTGATGGGGCACGACTTCCCGGCCGTGGCGGACTTCACGCTGGCCCGGCGCGCGGTGGATGCGGCGGAGAAGCGCGGCAAGCCCGTGCGCGTGGGCAACGTCTTCACCTCCGACCTCTTCTACCACCCGCAGGAGGCGCTCAACGCGACGCTGGAGCGGATGGGCATCCTGGCGGTGGAGATGGAGATCGCCGGCCTGTACGGCGTGGCCGCGGAGTTCGGCGCCCGGGCGCTGGCGCTGCTCACGGTGTCGGACCACATCCGCACCGGAGAGCACCTGTCGCCGGAGGACCGCCAGACGACGTTCGACGAGATGATCGAACTGGCGTTCGACGTGGCCGCCTCCGAGGCGTGA